A single window of Leclercia adecarboxylata DNA harbors:
- a CDS encoding riboflavin synthase subunit alpha: MFTGIVQGTAKLVSIDEKPNFRTHVVALPDEMLDGLETGASVAHNGCCLTVTEINGNLISFDLMKETLRITNLGDLAEGDIVNVERAAKFSDEIGGHLMSGHIMTTAEISKILTSENNRQIWFKVQDPSLMKYILYKGFIGVDGISLTVGEVTPTRFCVHLIPETLQRTTLGNKKLGHRVNIEIDPQTQAVVDTVERVLAAKEAAAIQQTLNDA; the protein is encoded by the coding sequence ATGTTTACTGGTATTGTGCAGGGCACCGCGAAACTGGTGTCCATTGATGAAAAACCCAACTTCCGAACCCATGTTGTCGCCCTGCCGGATGAGATGCTCGATGGGCTGGAGACCGGGGCATCGGTTGCGCACAACGGTTGTTGTCTGACGGTCACCGAAATTAACGGTAACCTGATCAGTTTCGATTTAATGAAGGAAACGCTGCGTATCACCAACCTGGGCGACCTGGCCGAGGGTGATATTGTTAACGTGGAACGCGCGGCAAAATTCAGCGACGAAATCGGCGGGCATTTAATGTCGGGCCATATTATGACCACGGCTGAAATTTCTAAAATCCTGACCTCAGAAAATAACCGCCAGATCTGGTTTAAAGTTCAGGATCCGTCGTTAATGAAATACATCCTCTATAAAGGATTTATTGGCGTGGACGGCATCAGCCTGACGGTGGGTGAAGTGACGCCAACCCGTTTCTGCGTTCACCTGATCCCGGAGACGCTGCAGCGCACGACACTCGGCAATAAAAAGCTGGGCCATCGGGTCAATATTGAAATCGATCCGCAAACCCAGGCGGTGGTCGATACCGTAGAGCGCGTGCTGGCAGCCAAAGAGGCAGCAGCCATCCAACAGACGCTTAACGACGCGTGA
- the cfa gene encoding cyclopropane fatty acyl phospholipid synthase, whose protein sequence is MSSSCIEEVSIRNDDWFRIVNELLSRAGITINGPASSDLQIKHPDFFKRVLKQGSLGLGESYMDGWWECERLDIFFNNVLRAGLETQLPSHLKDTLRIATARLFNLQSKKRAWIVGKEHYDLGNDLFSRMLDPTMQYSCGYWKEATTLEQAQQDKLRLICEKLQLKPGMRVLDIGCGWGGLAHFMAHHYGVSVVGVTISAEQQKMAQARCEGLDVTILLQDYRDLRDQFDRIVSVGMFEHVGPKNYRTYFEVVDRNLKPDGLFLLHTIGSQKTDHRVDPWIDKYIFPNGCLPSVRQIANASEPHFVMEDWHNFGADYDTTLMAWHERFLAAWPEIADNYSERFKRMFSYYLNACAGAFRARDIHLWQVVFSRGVEHGLRVAR, encoded by the coding sequence ATGAGTTCATCGTGTATAGAAGAAGTCAGCATCCGGAATGATGACTGGTTCCGGATAGTCAATGAATTGCTGAGCCGCGCGGGTATCACCATCAACGGCCCGGCATCCTCCGATCTACAAATTAAACACCCCGATTTTTTTAAACGCGTCCTGAAGCAGGGCTCGCTGGGTCTTGGCGAGAGCTATATGGACGGCTGGTGGGAGTGTGAGCGGCTGGATATCTTTTTCAATAACGTCCTGCGGGCGGGCCTGGAAACACAGCTGCCCAGCCACCTGAAGGATACGCTGCGGATAGCCACCGCCCGCCTGTTCAACCTGCAGAGTAAAAAGCGCGCCTGGATCGTTGGTAAAGAGCATTACGATCTCGGCAATGACCTGTTCAGCCGCATGCTCGACCCCACCATGCAATACTCCTGCGGTTACTGGAAAGAGGCGACCACCCTCGAACAGGCCCAGCAGGATAAATTACGTCTTATCTGCGAAAAACTGCAGCTGAAACCCGGCATGCGGGTGCTCGACATTGGCTGTGGCTGGGGCGGGCTGGCGCATTTTATGGCGCATCACTATGGCGTCAGCGTGGTGGGTGTGACCATCTCTGCTGAACAGCAAAAAATGGCTCAGGCGCGCTGCGAGGGGCTTGATGTCACCATCCTGTTGCAGGATTATCGCGATCTGCGCGACCAGTTCGATCGCATCGTCTCCGTGGGGATGTTCGAACATGTCGGGCCGAAGAACTACCGCACCTATTTTGAGGTGGTTGATCGTAACCTCAAGCCGGACGGTCTGTTTCTGCTGCACACCATAGGTTCACAAAAAACCGACCATCGCGTCGATCCGTGGATCGATAAATACATCTTTCCGAATGGCTGTTTACCTTCAGTTCGCCAGATTGCGAATGCCAGCGAACCCCATTTTGTAATGGAAGACTGGCATAATTTCGGCGCTGATTACGATACCACCCTGATGGCATGGCATGAACGTTTTCTCGCCGCCTGGCCGGAGATCGCAGACAACTATTCCGAACGATTTAAACGGATGTTCAGCTATTACCTGAATGCCTGTGCCGGAGCGTTTCGCGCCCGCGATATTCATCTGTGGCAGGTGGTGTTCAGCCGCGGCGTGGAGCACGGCCTGCGGGTGGCGCGCTAA
- the punC gene encoding purine nucleoside transporter PunC, translating into MTPGKGFLVWLGGLSVLGFLATDMYLPAFSIMQEDLQTPAAAISASLSLFLAGFAFAQLLWGPMSDRFGRKPVLLAGLAIFALGCLGMLWVRDATWLLVLRFIQAVGVCAAAVTWQALVTDYYPASRTNRIFATIMPLVGLSPALAPLLGSWILAHFSWQAIFAVLFVITLVLMIPAFSLKPAAVKNEQPKQRVTFLSLLRSRTYRGNVLIYAACSASFFAWLTGSPFILSDMGYSPAAIGLSYVPQTIAFLIGGYGCRAALQKWQGHQMLPWLLGLFALSVIATWAVGFIPGVGLVELLIPFCLMAVANGAIYPIVVAQALRPFPQATGSAAALQNTLQLGLCFLASLMVSWLIATPLLTTTSVMVATVVLAALGYRMQYMRAEQQDDRLQAGSSQA; encoded by the coding sequence ATGACACCCGGGAAAGGATTTTTAGTCTGGCTCGGCGGCTTAAGCGTGCTGGGCTTCCTCGCCACCGATATGTATCTGCCTGCCTTCTCGATCATGCAGGAGGATCTGCAAACCCCGGCGGCGGCCATCAGCGCCAGCCTGAGCCTGTTCCTGGCGGGCTTTGCCTTTGCCCAGCTGCTGTGGGGACCGATGTCCGACCGCTTCGGCCGTAAGCCGGTACTGCTGGCAGGGTTAGCCATTTTCGCCCTCGGCTGCCTCGGTATGCTGTGGGTCCGGGATGCCACCTGGCTGCTGGTGCTGCGCTTTATCCAGGCGGTGGGGGTTTGTGCCGCAGCGGTCACCTGGCAGGCGCTGGTAACCGATTACTACCCGGCTTCGCGCACTAACCGTATTTTTGCCACCATCATGCCGCTGGTCGGACTCTCTCCGGCGCTGGCGCCGCTGCTCGGCAGCTGGATCCTCGCCCACTTCAGCTGGCAGGCGATTTTTGCAGTGCTGTTTGTTATCACCCTGGTGCTGATGATCCCGGCTTTCAGCCTGAAGCCAGCGGCAGTGAAAAATGAACAACCTAAACAACGCGTCACCTTTTTATCGCTGTTACGTTCGCGCACCTACCGCGGCAATGTGCTGATTTACGCCGCCTGCTCCGCGAGCTTCTTCGCCTGGCTGACCGGGTCGCCGTTTATTCTCAGCGATATGGGTTACAGCCCGGCGGCGATCGGCCTGAGCTACGTGCCGCAGACCATCGCCTTCCTGATTGGTGGCTATGGCTGCCGTGCCGCGCTGCAGAAATGGCAGGGTCACCAGATGCTGCCGTGGCTGCTGGGCCTGTTTGCCCTCAGCGTGATCGCCACCTGGGCGGTTGGGTTTATCCCGGGCGTGGGCCTGGTTGAGCTGCTGATCCCCTTCTGCCTGATGGCGGTGGCAAACGGCGCGATCTACCCGATTGTGGTGGCGCAGGCCCTGCGTCCCTTCCCGCAGGCGACCGGCAGCGCTGCCGCACTGCAGAACACCCTTCAGCTGGGCCTTTGCTTCCTGGCGAGCCTGATGGTGTCGTGGCTGATTGCCACCCCGCTGCTTACCACCACCAGCGTGATGGTGGCGACCGTTGTACTGGCGGCGCTTGGCTATCGGATGCAGTACATGCGCGCAGAACAGCAGGATGACAGGCTGCAGGCCGGGTCTTCACAGGCATAA
- the punR gene encoding DNA-binding transcriptional activator PunR, producing the protein MWSEYSLEVVDAVARNGSFSGAAQELHRVPSAISYTVRQLEEWLAVPLFERRHRDVELTPAGMWFLKEGRSVIKKMQITREQCQQIANGWRGHISIAVDNIVRPERTRQMIVDFYRHFSDVELRVSQEVFNGVWDALADGRVEMAIGATQAIPVGGRYAFRDMGTLSWICVVASHHPLAAMEGPLSDDTLRSWPSLVREDTSRSLPKRITWLLDNQRRIVTPDWESSATCLSAGLCVGMVPVHFARPWIDSGKWVALSLENPFPDAACCLTWQQNDMSPALAWLLDYLGDSETMNREWLREPEVLTPGED; encoded by the coding sequence ATGTGGTCAGAATATTCTCTTGAAGTGGTGGATGCCGTCGCGCGTAACGGCAGCTTCAGCGGAGCCGCGCAGGAGTTGCATCGCGTTCCGTCCGCCATCAGCTACACCGTGCGTCAACTGGAAGAATGGCTGGCGGTGCCGCTGTTTGAGCGGCGTCACCGAGACGTGGAGCTTACCCCTGCCGGGATGTGGTTTCTGAAAGAGGGGCGGTCTGTTATCAAAAAAATGCAGATCACCCGCGAACAGTGCCAGCAGATTGCCAACGGCTGGCGCGGACATATCTCCATTGCGGTGGACAATATCGTCCGCCCCGAGCGTACCCGTCAGATGATTGTCGATTTTTACCGCCACTTTTCGGACGTCGAGCTGCGGGTGTCCCAGGAGGTCTTTAACGGCGTCTGGGACGCGCTGGCGGACGGCAGGGTGGAAATGGCGATCGGCGCCACCCAGGCGATCCCGGTCGGGGGGCGCTATGCGTTTCGCGATATGGGTACGCTGAGCTGGATCTGCGTGGTCGCCAGCCATCATCCGCTGGCCGCCATGGAAGGGCCGCTCAGCGATGATACCCTGCGCAGCTGGCCCTCGCTGGTGCGCGAAGACACCTCCCGCTCGCTGCCGAAACGCATCACCTGGCTGCTGGATAACCAGCGGCGGATCGTCACCCCGGACTGGGAATCGTCAGCCACCTGCCTCTCGGCCGGGCTGTGCGTGGGGATGGTGCCGGTGCATTTTGCCCGTCCGTGGATCGACAGCGGCAAATGGGTGGCGCTGTCGCTGGAAAATCCCTTCCCGGATGCGGCGTGCTGCCTGACCTGGCAACAAAACGATATGTCACCGGCCCTGGCCTGGCTGCTGGATTATCTGGGAGACAGTGAAACGATGAACCGGGAGTGGCTGCGGGAGCCAGAGGTACTGACTCCCGGAGAGGATTAA
- the purR gene encoding HTH-type transcriptional repressor PurR: MATIKDVAKRANVSTTTVSHVINKTRFVAEETRNNVWAAIKELHYSPSAVARSLKVNHTKSIGLLATSSEAPYFAEIIEAVEKNCFQKGYTLILGNAWNSLEKQRAYLSMMAQKRVDGLLVMCSEYPESLLTMLEEYRNIPMVVMDWGEAKADFTDSVIDNAFEGGYMAGRYLIERGHREIGVIPGALERNTGAGRLAGFMKAMEEALITVPENWIVQGDFEPESGYRAMQQILSQSPRPTAIFCGGDIMAMGALCAADEMGLRVPQDVSLIGYDNVRNARFFTPALTTIHQPKDSLGETAFNMLLDRIVNKREESQSIEVHPRLIERRSVADGPFRDYRR, encoded by the coding sequence ATGGCAACAATTAAAGACGTGGCGAAACGCGCAAACGTTTCCACTACAACCGTATCACATGTTATTAACAAAACCCGCTTTGTTGCGGAAGAGACCCGCAACAACGTCTGGGCGGCCATTAAAGAGCTGCACTACTCTCCCAGCGCCGTGGCCCGCAGTCTGAAGGTGAATCACACCAAATCGATCGGCCTACTGGCGACCAGCAGCGAAGCGCCCTATTTCGCAGAAATTATTGAAGCAGTGGAGAAGAACTGCTTCCAGAAAGGCTACACCCTGATCCTCGGCAACGCCTGGAACAGCCTCGAAAAACAGCGGGCCTATCTGTCGATGATGGCGCAGAAGCGCGTCGACGGTCTGCTGGTGATGTGTTCCGAATACCCGGAATCCCTGCTCACCATGCTGGAAGAGTACCGCAATATTCCAATGGTGGTGATGGACTGGGGCGAAGCGAAGGCCGACTTTACCGACTCGGTAATCGATAACGCCTTCGAAGGCGGCTACATGGCCGGTCGTTATCTGATTGAACGCGGCCACCGTGAAATCGGCGTGATCCCCGGAGCGCTGGAGCGCAACACCGGGGCCGGGCGTCTGGCGGGCTTTATGAAAGCGATGGAAGAGGCGTTAATCACGGTGCCGGAAAACTGGATCGTGCAGGGCGACTTTGAGCCGGAGTCCGGCTACCGCGCCATGCAGCAGATCCTCTCCCAGAGCCCGCGTCCGACCGCCATCTTCTGCGGCGGGGATATTATGGCAATGGGTGCACTCTGTGCCGCCGATGAGATGGGCCTGCGCGTCCCGCAGGACGTTTCGCTGATCGGGTATGATAACGTGCGCAACGCCCGCTTCTTTACCCCGGCGCTGACCACCATTCACCAGCCGAAAGATTCGCTGGGTGAGACCGCCTTCAACATGCTGCTGGACCGCATCGTCAACAAGCGTGAAGAGTCCCAGTCCATTGAGGTGCATCCGCGCCTGATTGAACGCCGTTCCGTCGCGGACGGACCGTTCCGCGACTACCGCCGTTAA
- a CDS encoding YnhF family membrane protein — protein MSTDLKFSLITTIIVLSLIVASGLTAALH, from the coding sequence ATGAGTACCGATCTTAAGTTTTCGCTGATTACTACCATTATTGTTCTGAGTCTGATTGTTGCCAGCGGTCTGACGGCGGCACTGCACTGA